The Methanobacterium formicicum genome contains the following window.
AAAGGTCCAGAAGCACCGTTAAAAGGTAAGTCTCTGGCCATGGTTTTCGAAAAATCCTCAACTCGTACCAGGATATCATTTGAAGTGGGCATGTACCAGTTGGGTGGACATCCTCTCTACTTATCAGCTTCTGATCTACAGTTGGGAAGGGGAGAAATAATACCCGACACTGCCCGGGCTATGAGTCGTTACGTCGATGGGATCATGATCCGCGCACGTGAACACGACGATGTTCTCCAGTTTGCCCAGTACGCAGATATACCGGTGATAAATGGTTTAACCAACTTGGAACATCCCTGCCAGGCCTTCACGGATATTTTTACTATTAGGGAACGTAAAAACACCTTAGACCTTAAAATGACCTTCCTCGGGGATGGGAACAATGTCTGTAATTCTTTATTGCTGGCCACCGCCATGGTGGGTATGGATTTCACTGTAGCGTGCCCCCCTAACTATCAACCCGACTCCATTATCCTTAAAGAGGCCCGTAAAATAGCTCAACAATCAGGTTCCACCATAAACATTACCGATGATGTTGCTGCCGCAGTTAAAGATGCTGATGTATTGTACACCGACGTGTGGGTCAGTATGGGCGACGAAGCAGAAGAAGCCCAGAGAATAAGGGATATGCAGGATTATCAGGTTAACCAGAATTTGGTGGGCATGGCCGCCCCGGATGCCATGGTACTTCACTGCCTCCCCGCAATAAGGGGTCAGGAAATAACTGAAGAAGTTTTAAACGGACCACAATCTGCAGTATGGGATGAAGCAGAAAACAGGTTGCATGTCCAGAAGGCCATACTCTACCATTTGCTTAAAGATTAAATTTTTCCCACTATTTTTTCTCAAAACTCTATTTTTTTATTTTTTTTGAATAAATGTGGGATTGTTCCCTGCATTAATTGTTTTTTTAATAAATTTTTTAACAGGGGGTTACTTTAAAATGGATCCGTGGGTTAAAAAATTATTAAAGGCCCAATGATTTTACCCGAATGATTTTAAAAAAAGGAAAGATAGTGTGGATTACAATTCCAGAGAGTTGGAATGGTAGGTTATAAATTCTCCCACTGCTTCATCCATGTTTAAAATAGCATCTTTCGATTCTTTGTTTAAAATGATGAAATACAGGAAGCTCAGGATCATGTAGGCCAGTACATTGGAATCTATTTTGTCCTGGGGGAACTTCTTTAAGTAATCACCCAGATGGGATATAAAGAGTTCAGTAATGGATTTAGATGCCCGGTCTCTTTCGTAGATGATTATATTCACGTAATCAAAGTTTTCGTCAATTAAATCCACCAGATTGAATATTAAAACCTTGAACTGGGCTTTAGGATCAGTTATTTCATCATCCAAAGACACCAGAGAGTTCACCTTTTCCATTATCTTCTGCTGATTCACAGTTAACACTTGATTAAAAAGATTTTCCTTGGTTTCAAACTTTCTAAACAGTGTCATCTCTGTGAAACCAGATCTTTCGGCTATTATACGGGTTCTAGCTCCCGTATAACCTTTTTCTGAGAAAACTTTTAGAGCAGCTTCCAATATTTTCTGTTCAGTACCATTAGACATTGAATTTCATCCTTGAATCTTTTCTTAGTAGCCTTTTATTTAAGTAATATTGCTCAGATGACACCTAAATATCTCTAAATTGAGCAAGAATCATGTTAATGTCATCAGTTCCTTTTGTCCGGTCACCTTAATAAACCTTTAATAACCTTAAAATGGCCTAAAATTTCATCATTTACTGGACTCTGGTAACCTACATGGATGAGGGGGATTCTATTCCCAGAAGATCAAGTGCGTTCCTGATGGTTATCCTGGATTTATCAACCAAAAGTAATCTTAACAATTCTTTGTCAGATCCAATCACGGGCACTGATTTATAGAACTTGTTAAATGCTCCTGCCACTTCAAGGGCGTACTGGGCCACAGGATGAACCCGTAAATCCCGGGCAGAATCTTCGATGATGGTACTGAATCTAGCCAGTGTTTTCAAGAGGTCAATTTCCAGTGTATCCATATTCTGGAAGTCCAGAGAATCCATATCAACCTTAGAAGGATTGAATTCACTAACCTTTTCCAGTAATTTGCATGCTCGTGCATGGGCATACTGGATAGATGCACACCCTCTCTCAAAACTCAATGCTTCATCCCATTTAAAGACAATGTGTTTTTCAGGGGATAAACGTGAGATATAATACCTAATGGCCCCTACACCGATGATTTTTGCAATGTTATTTTTTTCATCTTCCCCTAATTCTGGTCTTCTTGTTTCTAACTCTGCCCGGGCCCTCTGGG
Protein-coding sequences here:
- a CDS encoding TetR/AcrR family transcriptional regulator encodes the protein MSNGTEQKILEAALKVFSEKGYTGARTRIIAERSGFTEMTLFRKFETKENLFNQVLTVNQQKIMEKVNSLVSLDDEITDPKAQFKVLIFNLVDLIDENFDYVNIIIYERDRASKSITELFISHLGDYLKKFPQDKIDSNVLAYMILSFLYFIILNKESKDAILNMDEAVGEFITYHSNSLEL
- the argF gene encoding ornithine carbamoyltransferase → MKHLLSALDARDHLEKILEDAEKFKSGKGPEAPLKGKSLAMVFEKSSTRTRISFEVGMYQLGGHPLYLSASDLQLGRGEIIPDTARAMSRYVDGIMIRAREHDDVLQFAQYADIPVINGLTNLEHPCQAFTDIFTIRERKNTLDLKMTFLGDGNNVCNSLLLATAMVGMDFTVACPPNYQPDSIILKEARKIAQQSGSTINITDDVAAAVKDADVLYTDVWVSMGDEAEEAQRIRDMQDYQVNQNLVGMAAPDAMVLHCLPAIRGQEITEEVLNGPQSAVWDEAENRLHVQKAILYHLLKD